From the genome of Fusobacterium varium, one region includes:
- the aspC gene encoding Aspartate aminotransferase has translation MNISTRALDMNFSPIRKLIPLADEASKKGIKVYKLNIGQPNIVTPDSFFEGLHSYKEKIVTYSDSKGIPQLIESFVKSYKNSGIEIEKEDILITQGGSEAILFILMSICNEGDEILVPEPFYSNYSSFSTFSGAKIKPIPTTIENNFHLPPREEIEALITPTTRAIMFSNPVNPTGTIYTEKEIKMIGEIAKKYDLYIIADEVYRQFVYDDTPYTSVMQLEDLKDRVVLVDSISKHYSACGARIGLIASKNHTLMNYILKFCQARLCVSTIEQHAAANLINTMDNYLEDVKLKYKSRRDLIYGYLTKIPGVICSKPEGAFYIFAKLPVDNAEKFAKWLLTDYSYENKTLLIAPGPGFYQTEGKGEQEVRLSFCTNVDDIENAMIVLKRALEEYNKDK, from the coding sequence ATGAATATATCAACAAGAGCTTTAGACATGAATTTTTCACCAATAAGAAAGTTGATTCCCCTTGCAGATGAAGCATCTAAAAAAGGAATTAAAGTATATAAACTTAATATTGGTCAGCCTAATATAGTTACTCCTGATTCTTTCTTTGAAGGGCTTCATAGCTACAAGGAAAAAATCGTTACTTATTCTGATTCCAAGGGAATTCCTCAGCTTATTGAAAGTTTTGTAAAAAGTTATAAAAATAGTGGTATAGAAATTGAAAAAGAAGATATTCTTATTACTCAAGGGGGAAGTGAAGCTATCCTTTTTATACTTATGTCAATTTGTAATGAAGGTGATGAAATTTTAGTTCCTGAACCTTTTTATTCAAACTACTCAAGTTTTTCTACTTTTTCAGGAGCAAAGATAAAGCCTATTCCTACTACAATAGAGAACAACTTTCATCTACCTCCCAGAGAAGAAATTGAAGCATTAATCACTCCTACTACAAGAGCTATTATGTTTTCTAATCCTGTAAATCCTACTGGAACTATATATACAGAAAAAGAAATAAAAATGATTGGAGAGATAGCAAAAAAATATGATTTATATATAATTGCTGATGAAGTTTACAGACAATTTGTATATGATGATACTCCATATACTTCTGTTATGCAGTTGGAGGATCTTAAAGACAGAGTGGTATTAGTAGACAGCATTTCTAAACACTATAGTGCTTGTGGAGCTAGAATAGGACTTATTGCCAGCAAAAATCATACTCTTATGAACTATATTTTAAAGTTCTGTCAGGCAAGACTTTGTGTATCTACTATAGAACAGCATGCAGCTGCCAACCTTATCAATACTATGGATAATTATTTAGAAGATGTAAAATTAAAATATAAGAGTAGAAGAGATCTTATTTATGGTTATCTTACTAAAATACCTGGCGTTATCTGTTCTAAACCAGAAGGAGCTTTCTATATTTTTGCAAAACTTCCAGTGGATAATGCTGAAAAATTTGCTAAGTGGCTTCTTACAGATTATTCTTATGAAAATAAAACTCTTCTTATTGCTCCTGGACCTGGATTTTATCAGACAGAGGGTAAAGGAGAACAGGAAGTTAGACTGTCTTTTTGTACTAATGTAGATGATATTGAAAATGCTATGATAGTTTTAAAAAGAGCCCTTGAAGAATATAATAAAGATAAATAA
- the cysI_1 gene encoding Sulfite reductase [NADPH] hemoprotein beta-component: MKHDININKLKLNCFRQSKVPGEFMLQMRVPGGLVKAKYLSTIQYIAETWGNGTFHLGMRQTLNAPGIKYENIPEVNKYLEEYIKDIEVEMCNVDMDINEAGYPTIGARNIMACIGNSHCIKANINTFELAKKLEKEIFPSHYHIKIAVAGCPNDCAKGHFNDFGILGVTKPIYLKERCIGCGRCVKVCEHAATRVLKLINNKIEKDSCCCVGCGECVEACPASAWVRPTKKLYRVMVGGRTGKQYPRMGKMFLNWVTEDVVIKVIQNWQNFSANVLHHEPVYIHGGHLIDRAGYSKFKDLILKDVELNPEALVAQRILWAETEYRANINLRAVGDIPSPGEDYTK; encoded by the coding sequence ATGAAACATGATATAAATATAAATAAATTAAAATTAAACTGTTTCCGCCAATCTAAAGTACCAGGAGAGTTTATGCTGCAAATGCGTGTTCCCGGTGGGCTTGTAAAGGCAAAATATCTAAGTACAATTCAATATATTGCTGAAACTTGGGGGAATGGAACTTTCCACTTAGGAATGAGGCAGACATTAAATGCACCAGGAATAAAATATGAAAATATTCCAGAAGTTAATAAATACTTGGAAGAATATATTAAAGATATAGAAGTAGAAATGTGTAATGTTGATATGGATATCAATGAAGCAGGGTATCCAACTATAGGAGCAAGAAATATAATGGCTTGTATAGGTAATTCTCATTGTATAAAAGCCAATATAAATACTTTTGAACTAGCTAAAAAATTGGAAAAAGAAATATTTCCAAGCCATTATCATATAAAAATAGCTGTTGCAGGTTGTCCTAATGACTGTGCAAAAGGACATTTTAATGACTTTGGTATACTTGGAGTTACAAAACCAATTTATCTGAAAGAAAGATGTATCGGTTGTGGAAGATGTGTAAAAGTATGTGAACATGCAGCTACAAGAGTACTTAAATTGATAAATAATAAAATAGAAAAAGACAGCTGCTGTTGTGTAGGGTGTGGAGAATGTGTAGAAGCATGTCCAGCTTCAGCATGGGTAAGACCTACTAAGAAATTATACAGAGTAATGGTTGGAGGAAGAACTGGAAAGCAGTATCCTAGAATGGGTAAAATGTTTTTAAACTGGGTAACAGAAGATGTAGTAATAAAAGTAATTCAAAACTGGCAGAATTTCTCAGCTAATGTTCTTCATCATGAACCTGTATATATCCATGGAGGACATCTTATTGACAGAGCTGGATATTCAAAATTTAAAGATTTAATACTAAAAGATGTAGAATTAAATCCAGAGGCATTAGTGGCTCAAAGAATTTTATGGGCTGAAACAGAATACAGAGCCAACATAAATCTTAGAGCTGTTGGAGATATACCAAGTCCTGGAGAGGATTATACTAAATAA
- the pyrK_2 gene encoding Dihydrdoorotate oxidase B, electron transfer subunit: MKNILLPEPHKILDIRKMTDLEWLFRVEYKDASKIQFGQFMQISLPKVGECPISITNFSVEENWIEFLIRKVGIVTDELFKLKPGTIMPMRGPYGKGFDLENYRGKNVIVVTGGSGLAPIRSFIDYIYKNPETVKSLELLFGFKDMDSVLFKEDLLKWRDKFNLTLTVDKGCGIDGECVGLVTEYVPQLQLLHKNISDLEIIIVGPPAMMKYTALEFKRIGISDENIWLSFERKMSCAIGKCGHCRIDETYVCLEGPVFNYSKAKDLVD, translated from the coding sequence ATGAAAAATATTTTATTGCCTGAACCACATAAAATTTTAGATATAAGAAAAATGACTGATTTAGAATGGTTGTTTCGTGTAGAATATAAAGATGCCTCTAAGATACAATTTGGACAATTTATGCAGATTTCTCTTCCTAAAGTTGGAGAGTGTCCAATCTCTATAACAAATTTTTCTGTAGAGGAAAATTGGATAGAGTTTTTAATAAGAAAAGTTGGAATAGTAACTGATGAACTTTTTAAATTGAAACCAGGAACTATTATGCCTATGAGAGGGCCTTATGGAAAAGGATTCGATTTAGAAAATTATAGAGGAAAGAATGTAATAGTTGTAACTGGTGGATCAGGACTAGCTCCTATAAGAAGTTTTATTGATTACATATACAAAAATCCTGAAACAGTAAAATCATTAGAACTTTTATTTGGATTTAAAGATATGGATTCTGTTCTATTTAAAGAAGATCTTTTAAAATGGAGAGATAAATTCAATTTAACTTTAACTGTTGATAAAGGGTGTGGTATAGATGGGGAATGTGTTGGACTGGTAACTGAATATGTTCCACAACTACAGCTTTTACATAAAAATATTAGTGATTTAGAAATAATAATTGTCGGACCTCCTGCAATGATGAAATATACAGCTCTTGAATTTAAAAGAATAGGAATTTCTGATGAAAATATATGGCTTTCTTTTGAAAGAAAAATGTCTTGTGCAATTGGAAAATGTGGACATTGCAGAATAGATGAAACTTATGTGTGCTTGGAAGGCCCAGTATTTAATTATTCAAAAGCGAAAGATTTAGTCGATTAA
- a CDS encoding anaerobic sulfite reductase subunit A, translated as MGYFISNEKFDQIMSRMSGKYRIYAPKRFEGQGRYSDTDVIRYDEISSTKEIVYDVKSTYAVKEVLMPLNQTIMYFTEGKYTESQLKDERDILIFARACDINAIKRFDDIYLKNGSYEDPYYKRIREKTKFILMECPAKGWDTCFCVSMETNKAEEYVFGVKFVEDGIMIESRENEFDEYFNENEKKDFIVTPVLENQVEVRIPEINSKEIENKIKTLDMWKEYNKRCLECGSCTVACSTCTCFTTYDINYSSDTDAGERRRMHASCHIDGFSSIAGGHSFRNTPGDKMRFKVLHKIHDHKALFKEYQMCVGCGRCDERCPVSISFIHAVNRLAQEVEKLNKEVK; from the coding sequence ATGGGCTATTTTATATCTAATGAAAAATTTGACCAGATTATGAGTAGAATGAGTGGGAAGTATAGAATATATGCTCCTAAAAGATTTGAAGGTCAAGGAAGATACTCTGATACAGATGTAATAAGGTATGATGAAATAAGTTCAACTAAAGAAATTGTCTATGATGTTAAGTCAACTTATGCTGTAAAAGAAGTTTTAATGCCTCTTAATCAGACTATTATGTATTTTACTGAAGGTAAATATACAGAAAGTCAATTAAAAGATGAAAGAGATATCCTTATATTTGCAAGAGCTTGTGATATCAATGCTATAAAAAGATTTGATGATATCTATTTAAAAAACGGCAGCTATGAAGATCCTTATTATAAAAGAATAAGAGAAAAAACAAAGTTTATACTCATGGAATGTCCAGCTAAGGGTTGGGATACTTGCTTCTGTGTTTCTATGGAAACAAATAAGGCAGAGGAATATGTTTTTGGTGTAAAATTTGTTGAAGATGGAATAATGATTGAAAGCAGAGAGAATGAATTTGACGAATACTTCAATGAAAATGAAAAGAAAGATTTTATTGTGACACCAGTACTTGAAAATCAAGTAGAAGTAAGAATACCAGAAATCAATTCCAAAGAAATAGAAAATAAAATAAAGACTTTAGATATGTGGAAAGAATACAATAAAAGATGTCTTGAATGTGGAAGTTGTACAGTAGCATGTTCAACTTGTACATGCTTTACCACTTATGATATAAACTATTCTTCAGATACAGATGCTGGAGAAAGGAGAAGAATGCATGCTTCATGCCATATAGACGGATTTAGTTCTATAGCTGGAGGGCATTCTTTTAGAAATACTCCAGGAGATAAAATGAGATTTAAAGTTCTTCACAAAATACATGATCACAAAGCATTGTTTAAAGAGTATCAGATGTGTGTGGGTTGTGGTAGATGTGATGAAAGATGCCCTGTAAGCATTTCATTTATCCATGCTGTCAACAGGCTGGCCCAAGAGGTTGAGAAACTTAATAAGGAGGTAAAATAA
- the ppiB_2 gene encoding Probable peptidyl-prolyl cis-trans isomerase — translation MKNIFKFLLMMLVFVSAVSCSSLKKMLNSQEVAKYNDIRATFVTTQGEINFYLYPEAAPLTVANFVNLAKRGYYDNTKIHRAVENFVVQGGDPTETGTGGPGYFIPDEIVNWLDFFQQGMLAMANAGPNTGGSQYFMTLYPAEWLNGKHTIFGEYISDSDFEKIRKLEVGDVIKEIKFTGDVDLILSLHKDQVEEWNAILDKEYPNLKQYPIKDISSYGGKVAEYQEELQNIYTRKNNDKENDKEYFIPRMIRATEKKIKGIVSSDEDSTEL, via the coding sequence ATGAAAAATATATTTAAATTTTTATTAATGATGCTAGTTTTTGTGAGTGCAGTTTCTTGTTCAAGTTTGAAAAAAATGCTTAATAGTCAGGAGGTTGCAAAATATAATGATATAAGAGCTACTTTTGTAACAACACAGGGGGAAATAAATTTTTATCTTTATCCAGAGGCAGCACCACTTACTGTTGCTAATTTTGTAAACTTGGCTAAAAGAGGATATTATGATAATACTAAAATACACCGTGCTGTAGAAAACTTTGTTGTTCAAGGGGGAGATCCTACTGAAACAGGAACTGGTGGACCAGGGTATTTCATTCCTGATGAAATAGTAAACTGGCTTGATTTCTTCCAACAAGGTATGCTGGCTATGGCTAATGCAGGTCCTAATACAGGAGGATCACAATATTTTATGACTTTATATCCTGCTGAATGGTTAAATGGAAAACACACAATATTTGGTGAATATATAAGCGATTCTGATTTTGAAAAAATAAGAAAACTTGAAGTTGGAGATGTTATCAAAGAAATAAAATTTACTGGAGATGTAGATCTTATTCTTTCATTGCATAAAGACCAAGTTGAAGAGTGGAATGCAATCTTAGACAAAGAATATCCAAACTTAAAACAATATCCTATAAAAGATATTTCAAGTTATGGTGGAAAGGTTGCTGAATATCAAGAAGAATTACAAAACATCTATACAAGAAAAAATAATGACAAAGAAAATGATAAAGAATATTTCATTCCAAGAATGATAAGAGCTACTGAGAAAAAAATAAAAGGAATAGTGTCTTCTGATGAAGATTCTACAGAACTTTAA
- the ydcV gene encoding Inner membrane ABC transporter permease protein ydcV, which produces MNKRRTSLFFFLLSMLFFYIPLLILIVYSFNEGKSMVWKGFSLKWYEELFMYSDNIWKAFRYSVLIAVLSGIISTVIGTLGAIGLQWYDFKGKKALQLLTYIPLVIPEIILGVSLLILFATIKFELGLTTIFIAHTTFNIPFVLFIILSRLEEFDYSIVEAAYDLGATELQTLTKVIIPAILPGIVSGFLISVTLSFDDFVTTFFVAGPGSSTLPLRIYSMIRLGVSPVINALSVLLIGISIILTLSTKSLQKYFVK; this is translated from the coding sequence ATGAATAAGAGAAGGACTTCACTATTTTTCTTTTTACTTTCAATGCTGTTTTTCTATATTCCCTTGCTCATACTGATTGTCTACTCCTTTAACGAAGGAAAATCTATGGTTTGGAAAGGATTTTCTTTGAAATGGTATGAAGAGCTTTTTATGTATTCAGATAATATATGGAAAGCATTTAGATACAGTGTGTTAATAGCTGTATTATCAGGAATTATTTCTACAGTAATTGGAACATTAGGAGCTATTGGACTTCAATGGTATGATTTTAAAGGGAAAAAAGCATTACAGCTTTTAACTTATATTCCATTGGTAATTCCAGAAATAATACTTGGAGTATCACTTTTGATTTTATTTGCAACAATAAAATTTGAACTTGGTTTGACAACTATATTTATAGCACACACTACTTTCAATATACCTTTTGTGCTTTTTATTATTTTATCAAGGCTGGAAGAATTTGATTATTCAATAGTTGAAGCAGCTTATGATCTTGGAGCTACAGAACTTCAAACTTTAACAAAAGTAATAATACCAGCTATCCTTCCTGGGATAGTATCTGGATTTTTAATATCTGTTACTTTGTCTTTTGATGATTTTGTAACTACTTTTTTTGTAGCAGGACCAGGTTCTTCTACCCTCCCACTGCGTATCTATTCTATGATTAGATTGGGAGTTTCCCCTGTTATAAACGCACTTTCTGTATTGCTGATAGGAATATCAATAATATTAACTTTATCTACGAAAAGTCTGCAAAAATATTTTGTTAAATAA
- the potB_2 gene encoding Spermidine/putrescine transport system permease protein PotB — protein sequence MKKNKLGTLYTLPITIWLVIFFMIPMVIVLAYAFLKKGTYGGVELELSTASFYIFTDRVFLTILLKTIYISVMVTIFTVLLSIPTSYYIARSKYKKELLFLVIVPFWTNFLIRIYAWIALLGNNGFINSILMKIGIIDEPLQFLYNTGAVIVISVYTSLPFAILPLYAVIEKFDFSLMEAARDLGATNGQAFFKIFIPNIKPGIITAILFTFIPTLGSYAVPKLVGGTQATMLGNIIAQHLTVTRNWPLASTISGALILVTSIAILIFMKVSNRKMKLDEGVDENE from the coding sequence GTGAAGAAAAATAAACTGGGAACTTTGTACACTCTGCCAATAACTATATGGCTGGTAATTTTCTTCATGATTCCAATGGTTATTGTATTAGCTTATGCTTTTTTAAAGAAAGGGACATATGGAGGGGTAGAGTTAGAACTATCTACTGCAAGTTTTTATATATTTACAGATAGGGTATTTCTGACTATACTTTTAAAAACAATATATATATCTGTAATGGTAACTATCTTCACAGTTCTTTTGTCAATACCTACATCTTATTATATAGCCAGATCTAAATATAAAAAGGAACTGTTGTTTTTAGTAATTGTACCATTTTGGACAAATTTTCTAATAAGAATATATGCTTGGATAGCACTTCTTGGAAATAATGGATTTATTAATTCCATTCTCATGAAAATAGGTATTATAGATGAACCACTGCAGTTTCTTTATAATACAGGAGCTGTTATAGTAATATCAGTATATACAAGTCTACCCTTTGCAATACTTCCTCTCTATGCAGTAATAGAAAAATTTGATTTTTCTCTAATGGAGGCAGCAAGAGATTTGGGAGCTACAAATGGACAGGCATTTTTCAAGATATTTATACCTAATATAAAGCCGGGAATAATAACAGCAATTCTATTTACTTTTATTCCTACACTTGGATCTTATGCTGTTCCAAAATTAGTTGGAGGAACACAAGCTACTATGCTGGGAAATATAATAGCTCAGCATTTGACTGTTACTAGAAACTGGCCTTTAGCTTCAACTATATCAGGTGCATTGATACTGGTAACATCTATTGCAATTCTTATTTTCATGAAAGTGAGCAATAGAAAGATGAAACTAGATGAAGGAGTTGATGAAAATGAATAA
- the potA_4 gene encoding Spermidine/putrescine import ATP-binding protein PotA — protein MGKKDIKIENINKSYDGVQVLKNINLNIEDGEFFSILGPSGCGKTTLLRMIAGFIEPDSGAIYLGDEDIISLPPNERNVNTIFQKYALFPHLSVYENVAFPLRIKKIDEATIDEEVKKFIKMVGLSEHIYKKPNQLSGGQQQRVSIARALINKPGVLLLDEPLSALDAKLRQNLLIELDTIHDEVGITFIFITHDQQEALSISDRIAVMNEGKVLQVGTPAEVYEAPADSFVADFIGENNFFDGRIVSIQNETYATLVNDDLGELIFEMDKPAKVGDYVQVSIRPEKIKLSKTKPKKINENHNILKVYVDEVIYSGFQSKYFVWLNNDKKNPFKVFKQHAVYFDDNDEGAIWWDEDAYISWDADDGFLVEVRAGEEK, from the coding sequence TTGGGAAAAAAAGATATTAAAATTGAAAATATCAATAAAAGTTATGATGGAGTTCAAGTATTAAAGAACATCAATTTAAATATAGAAGATGGGGAATTTTTCTCTATTTTAGGACCTTCAGGCTGTGGAAAAACTACACTTTTGAGAATGATAGCTGGATTTATAGAACCTGACAGTGGGGCTATCTATTTAGGAGATGAGGATATAATATCACTTCCTCCTAATGAAAGAAATGTAAATACTATATTTCAAAAATATGCTTTATTCCCTCACTTAAGTGTGTATGAAAATGTAGCATTTCCATTAAGAATAAAAAAAATAGACGAAGCAACCATTGATGAAGAGGTAAAAAAATTTATCAAAATGGTAGGGCTGAGTGAACATATATATAAAAAACCAAATCAGTTATCAGGAGGACAGCAGCAGAGGGTATCTATAGCCAGAGCTTTGATAAATAAACCTGGAGTTCTTCTTTTAGATGAGCCTTTGTCAGCTCTTGATGCTAAGTTAAGACAAAATCTTTTAATAGAATTAGATACTATCCATGATGAAGTAGGGATAACATTTATATTTATAACACATGACCAGCAGGAAGCACTTTCTATTTCTGATAGAATAGCTGTAATGAATGAAGGGAAAGTGCTCCAGGTAGGAACACCAGCAGAGGTGTATGAAGCTCCTGCTGATTCTTTTGTAGCTGACTTCATAGGAGAAAATAATTTTTTCGATGGAAGAATAGTATCAATACAGAATGAAACATATGCAACTCTTGTAAATGATGATTTAGGAGAACTTATTTTTGAAATGGATAAACCTGCAAAAGTGGGAGATTACGTTCAAGTATCAATAAGACCTGAAAAAATAAAATTATCTAAAACTAAACCTAAAAAAATAAATGAAAATCATAATATATTAAAGGTATATGTAGATGAGGTTATCTATTCTGGATTCCAGAGTAAGTACTTTGTATGGCTGAATAATGATAAGAAAAATCCATTTAAAGTATTTAAACAACATGCCGTTTATTTTGATGATAATGATGAGGGAGCTATCTGGTGGGACGAAGATGCCTATATTTCTTGGGACGCAGATGATGGATTTTTAGTAGAGGTGAGAGCTGGTGAAGAAAAATAA
- a CDS encoding Na/Pi-cotransporter II-related protein, which translates to MYLDVFFKVVGGLGLFLYGMENMSSGMQKIAGEKLKKTLAALTTNRIMAIIMGIFVTGMAQSSSVSTVMTIGFINASLLTLQQGLGVILGANVGTTITGWLLALNIGKYGLPIVGFAAITFMFLKGEKSRTRALTIMGFGFIFLGLELMSTGLSPLRTLPEFIELFHSFKAHTFLGVIKVALVGALLTAVVQSSAATLGITITLAVQGLIDYPTAVALVLGENVGTTVTALFASIGANSNAKRAAYAHTLINIVGVMWATVLFKPYLKLLENFSDPVSNISTSIATAHTIFNIVNVILFIPFIGYLAKFLCKIVKDDDNGIVRVTRLSSLMVTLPSVIISQTKTEVLAMAANIKEVFFKLEELYYDDSKLEAYCEEINGIEYKLDLYEKEVSDANFSILNKGLQASYVEETRGNLITCDEYETISDYLARVSNGLKRLKVDDIQLTDVKKETLQKLNSMVFDFFDDINKAYDTNNKELFIVSIKKYTAIKNLYKEARNEHFANEATNNDIMPSKLSTGYMDILNYYRRATDHIYNIIEHFAKI; encoded by the coding sequence ATGTATTTAGACGTCTTTTTTAAGGTGGTTGGAGGACTGGGACTTTTCCTTTACGGTATGGAAAATATGTCTTCTGGAATGCAGAAAATAGCTGGAGAAAAATTGAAAAAAACTTTGGCTGCTCTTACTACCAACAGGATAATGGCCATTATTATGGGGATATTTGTAACAGGAATGGCACAGTCTTCTTCTGTCAGCACTGTTATGACAATAGGATTCATCAATGCTTCTCTTCTTACTCTTCAGCAGGGGCTTGGAGTTATTCTTGGAGCTAATGTTGGTACTACCATAACAGGTTGGCTTTTGGCACTTAACATTGGTAAGTATGGACTTCCAATAGTTGGATTTGCTGCTATCACATTTATGTTTCTTAAAGGTGAAAAAAGCAGAACCAGAGCTCTTACAATAATGGGATTTGGATTTATTTTTTTAGGACTTGAATTAATGAGTACAGGGCTAAGTCCATTGAGAACACTTCCTGAATTTATAGAATTATTTCATTCTTTCAAAGCACATACATTTTTAGGAGTTATAAAAGTTGCACTTGTTGGTGCTCTTCTTACAGCTGTTGTTCAATCTTCAGCAGCTACACTTGGAATCACTATTACATTAGCTGTACAAGGACTTATAGATTATCCTACAGCTGTTGCACTTGTTCTTGGAGAAAATGTCGGTACTACAGTTACTGCATTGTTTGCTTCTATTGGTGCCAACTCAAATGCTAAAAGGGCTGCTTATGCTCATACTCTTATTAACATAGTAGGAGTTATGTGGGCAACTGTCTTATTTAAACCATACTTAAAATTATTGGAAAATTTTTCAGATCCAGTTTCAAATATATCTACATCAATAGCTACTGCACATACTATTTTTAATATAGTCAATGTTATTTTATTCATTCCATTTATTGGATATCTTGCTAAATTTTTATGTAAAATCGTTAAAGATGATGATAATGGTATCGTAAGAGTAACTCGTCTAAGCTCTTTAATGGTAACTCTTCCTAGTGTTATTATCAGTCAGACTAAAACAGAAGTCTTAGCTATGGCAGCTAATATCAAAGAGGTATTCTTCAAACTCGAAGAACTTTATTATGATGATTCTAAACTTGAAGCTTACTGTGAAGAAATAAACGGAATTGAATATAAACTCGATCTTTATGAAAAAGAAGTATCCGATGCAAATTTCTCTATACTCAATAAAGGACTACAGGCTTCTTATGTAGAAGAAACTAGAGGAAATCTCATTACCTGTGATGAATATGAAACTATCAGTGATTATCTTGCAAGGGTATCTAACGGACTTAAAAGATTGAAAGTTGATGATATCCAGCTTACTGATGTGAAAAAAGAAACTCTTCAGAAGCTTAACAGTATGGTTTTTGATTTTTTCGATGATATAAATAAAGCTTATGATACAAATAATAAAGAGCTTTTTATTGTTTCTATCAAGAAATATACTGCCATAAAAAATCTTTATAAAGAAGCAAGAAACGAACATTTTGCCAATGAAGCTACTAATAATGATATAATGCCTTCTAAACTAAGTACAGGATATATGGATATTCTAAACTACTACAGAAGAGCTACTGATCATATTTATAATATAATTGAACACTTTGCTAAAATTTAA
- a CDS encoding Tetratricopeptide repeat has translation MKTILSKETINQLEQMDYLEDILRTLYSGIENNLYTEEEMENDLEAVLWLAYVYINYDTYSAYLKAEYLLKKVEKQGEKSGVWCYRYASSLLFLKKYELALKYCKQATENDPEYPWGWLLLAKMYYKFNEKEKAFKAIENGLKLVPNDYEFTTLKKK, from the coding sequence ATGAAAACTATATTATCCAAAGAAACAATAAACCAGTTGGAACAAATGGATTATCTTGAAGATATTTTAAGAACTCTATACTCTGGAATAGAAAATAATCTTTATACTGAAGAGGAGATGGAAAATGATCTAGAAGCTGTTCTCTGGCTCGCCTATGTCTACATTAACTATGACACTTACTCTGCATATCTTAAAGCTGAGTACTTGTTGAAAAAAGTTGAAAAACAAGGTGAAAAAAGTGGAGTTTGGTGCTACCGTTACGCTTCCTCTCTTTTATTTTTAAAAAAATATGAATTAGCTTTAAAATATTGTAAACAGGCAACTGAAAATGATCCTGAATATCCTTGGGGCTGGTTGCTTCTAGCAAAAATGTATTACAAATTCAATGAAAAAGAGAAAGCTTTTAAAGCCATAGAAAATGGTTTGAAACTTGTTCCAAATGATTATGAATTTACTACTTTAAAAAAGAAATAG
- the cdr_2 gene encoding Coenzyme A disulfide reductase, with protein MEAGRTGISSEEAEKMGINYKSVFVHDKNQTSYYPGQEDIYIKIIYDADTKRILGGQLIGKKGAVLRVDVLAAAIDKGMTTDELAYLDLCYAPPFSLTWDPLNVAGNLAK; from the coding sequence TTGGAAGCTGGAAGAACTGGAATATCATCAGAAGAAGCTGAAAAAATGGGAATAAATTATAAATCTGTGTTTGTACATGATAAAAATCAGACTTCTTATTATCCAGGGCAGGAAGATATCTATATAAAAATTATTTATGATGCAGATACTAAGAGAATTTTAGGAGGACAGCTTATTGGAAAAAAAGGAGCTGTTTTAAGAGTAGATGTACTGGCAGCAGCTATTGACAAAGGTATGACAACAGACGAGCTTGCTTATTTGGACTTATGTTATGCACCACCATTTTCATTGACTTGGGACCCTTTAAATGTTGCAGGAAATTTAGCTAAATAA